CTCCACCACCTCCTTGGTGATGTTGACCTGGGGCACGGCCCACAGCAGTTGCCCCTGCGGGTCGCCTTCCTGGTAGTTCAGGATGACGGTGAACCCGTTGGACGCGGCGTAGCGCTCCAGGGTCTTGTACACCTTGGCCGCCACCTTGCCGAAGACCTCGTTCTGCTCACGCTGGGCCTCGCTCTGGGCGTCTTCCAGGTTGCGCTGCAGCGCCTTCTGCTTGACGTCGATGTTGCGCACCAGGGTGGCGCGGGCCTCGTCGTTCAGCTTGTCGCCCTGGGTCTGGAGCTGCTTCTTGAGGTTCTCGACCTCGTCATTCTGGTTCTTTAGCTCGGTCTGCTTGGGGTCGAACTTCTTGGCCAAGGCTTCGAACTCGCGCTGCCCCTCATTGGTCGCGACTACGGCGCGCTGGAAGTCGATGATGCCCACCTTGGTGACCACCGGGGCGGTGGGAGCGGGCGGGGAAGCCGGCCCCGGGTTGGAGGCGGCGCTGCCGGTCTGTGCGAAAGCGGCCAGCGACAAGATGGTGGCGATGGCCACGACTGCGGGGGTGAGCTTGCGTCTCATCGGTTGTACTTTGAGCTCCTTAGGAGAATCTTCAAAAATCCTTAGAAATCTTTCGGGATCTGCAGCGGCGTGGAAGACTGCATCACCGGCTCGGCCGGGGGACCCGAGAAAATCTCGCGCATGCTGCCAATGTTTAATTATAGGGGCAGCTTTCCATCAGCGTCAAACATCGGCAGACGCAACCGGCACGTCAGAAGGTGGTGGCAAAAGTGAAACGGAACGTATGCCGAGGCTCCAGCAACTTGTAGCCTGACGCCTGCTGCTGCAATTGCTGGAAGGTGTAATCACCGGCGCCGCCCGCCGGGAACATGGAGCGGGTCACCACGAAGGGCGGGATGGCCGTGCTGTTCAGGATCAGCGGGTTCCAGGCGTAGTACACGCGCACCGGAGCGTTCAGCACCGGCATCAGGACCTGGAACTCCACTCCGGTGGACATGCGCGGCACGTAGTTGGTGCCATCCACGATCTGCAGGTTCTGCGGGAACGAGCCCAGGGAGACGCCGCCGGCGCAATTGAACGCCGGGTCCAGCGTGGGGCAGCCGAAGAGAGTGGTATTCAGGGTGTTCAGTGTCTGGTCGGAGATGCGCAACTGCGAGTTGCGCAGGATCATGTTCATGCCAAAGTCGCTGAACAGGGCCAGGGTCACGGGTCCGGCGATGGGTATGCGGTATTCGGCATTGGCCACGATGCTGGTATCGCCGCCGGGCAGCACGATGCTGTACAGAGGCACTGGGACCGTCACTATGCCGGCGCGCGGGTTGGAGGGGTCTTTCAAGACCGAGGTTCCGTCCGGGTTCACCAGTGGGATGTTGTAATCCTGCACGATGAAGCTATAGGGGCCGATGGTGCGGATATCGAAACCCCGCAGGTCGTTGTCGCCGCCCTGGTAGAACCGCTGGAAGGGAGGCGCCACCAGCCCCCCAAAACCGGTGACAAACGATCCCTGCACCCGGAAGCCAAGCGACTGGTTGCCGTCACGGTTGAAATGAATCCCCTTCATCGGGATCCAGCGCTTGTATTCCGCCACCGGTCGGAGGTCGCGCACGTTCCCGCCCAGCCCGGCGATCTCGGTGGCCAGGTATAAGCTCTGCCCGCGGTGGGGCTTCAACGGGCTGTCGATGGTGCTGAAAGACAACGACGGAATCACCTTGCTGCTGATCACTCCCTCCAGCGCGTTCGGTCCGGAGATGCCGCGGAAGGCGATGTTCTGGAACAGGTTCTGCGACGCCTGGCTGAATGTCGTGACCGACGTACGATCGAACGCATAGGTGAGCCCGATGCGCTTGAAGGAGCGGCGCAGAGCGTAGGCCGCGCTGAGGGTGAACCCGGTGCTGGACTGGGAATAGTCCTGCAGCGTGTTAAGGGTGCTCTGCGGCAGGTTGAGCTGCGAGCCCAGTTGCTGCGAGGCGATCTGCGCCTGGTTGTACTCGTATTTAGTGCTGAAGATGGTGAAGCCGAGCTGCAGCGGCCGGTCGAACGCGTAGGGCTCGGTGAATCCGAAGGTGATGTTGCGCTGGTAGCTGCCGATGTTGAAATCCACCGTCAGGGTCTCGCCCAGACCCAGGAAGTTGTTGGTCTGATAGTTCAGGCCGATGAAGGAACCGGCCAGGCCGCTGACCCCGCCGGTCAGGCCGATGGAATTCTTGCCCTTTTCCTTGACCTTGAGGGTGATATCGACCGTGCTCTCCTGGTTGTCCTGTTTGACGTCGGAATCCTGCTCCGGCTTGAGGGCCTCGAAATAGTTGAGCTGGTTCAGGCGCAGCAGGCTGAGCTCCCACAGCTTGCTGTTGTAGACGCCGCCCTCTTCCAGCGCCAGCTCGCGCCGGATGACCTTGTCGCGGGTGGTGGTGTTGCCCGTGAACTCGATGCGCCGCACGGAGAATTGCTTCCCTTCGTCCAGGTCGACGTCGAGGGTGATGAGGTGCTTGTCGTCGTCGATCTTGGTGTCGGGGACGGCGGTGAAGTTGATGTAGCCGAACTCCCCGTAGGCCTCGCGGAGGTTCTTCAGGCCCTTGCGCACCATCTCGGTATTGAACAGCTCTCCGTCTTTCATCGGGAACAGCCTGCGCAGGGCGGCATTGTTGGTGAGCGCCTTGTTGCCGTGAAAGGTGATGGCCGCCAGGCGGTAGGTCGTCCCTTCCTCCACCGGGATGGTGATGTCCATGGCCTTGCCGGCTTTGCGGAAGAGCCAGGGAAAGCCGGGGGCGGTGTCGCGTACCTGGGTCTTGGGGTCCTGCACCAGCGCCTTGAAGTAGCCCTTCTGCTGATACGCGTCGCGCACCCGCTCCGTGTCTTCCTGCAGCTTGGTGGCGTCGTAAGTGCGGGAGATCAGGTTCTCCAGCACGATGGAGTGCGGCAGGCCGATGGGCTTCAGGTTCTTCATCGAGTTCCGCAGGTAGCGGGAACTCACGTTCGCGTTTCCCTCGAAGGCGATCTTGCCCACCTTCACCTTGGGCCCTTCGGTGACCACAAAAGTGACCGCCACCGAGGCCGGGGGAATGGGCCTGACCTCCGAGCGGACGGTGGCGAACTGGCGCCCGTGCTCCGCGAGCATCTCCTTCAGCACCACCTCCGCCCGTTTCACCTTGGTGGGGTCGTACTGGTTCTCGACCGTGAGGCCTACCTTGCGCTGCTTGAAGCGGTCGAGCACGTCGCTCTGCGAGACCGAGTTCAGGCCCTTGTATTCGATCTCCCGGATGGTCGGCTTTTCCTTCACGTAGAAATGGATGATGAAGCCCTTGGTGCTGTCCTCGCGCTCGATGCGCAAGTCCTCGAAGTAGCCGGTGTTCCACAGGGAAGCGAAGTCGCGTTGCAGGCCGGCCTCGTCGTACACGTCCCCTTCGCGGGTGAAGATGCGCGCCCGCACGGTCTCCGCCGGGATGCGGCGGTTGCCGTGGATGCGGATGGATTCGATGAGCTGTTGCTGGGCAAAGGCGTTCCCCGCCCAGAGGAAAAGCACTCCGAGCACTGCCAGCAGCAGGGATTTTGTGGCGCCTGTATGACTTACAGGCCTTTCCTGAAGAGGACCAGAAATAAGACACCCTCAGTCTAGGATCGAGGAAACGGTGATTATACAAAGAGTGGCGAGAGATTGACTAGCGAACCATCTCCGCGCGTTCCACTTCGACCAGCGCGGAATAAAACACGGCGCCGCCCCCTAAGTCGCTCTTGCGGTCGGAGATCAGCACGTTGACGTTCTTCCCTTCAGCGGAGAGCTTGGCCCAGTCCAGCCGCCCCGCGACCACCCCCGGCCGCACGGCGCCGTTAACCCGGGCCGTCAGATGCAACTCCCCTCGGCCATTGAAGATTCGGACGGCATCCCCGTCGCGGATGCCGCGGGCCTGCGCGTCGGTGTGATTGATCTCCAGCAGCCCGCGCTGCTCGAGCACCTGTACTGACGGCAGGTTGGTGAAGGTGGAGTTCAAGAAGTTGTCGGCCTTGCGGGCCAGCAACTCGAGCGGGAACCGTCGGGCCTCCGGTGCATGGCGCGACTCCGCCGGCGGCACGAACTGCGCCACCGGGTCGAGACCCTTGGCGGCCATCGCCTCGCTGTACAGTTCCGCCTTTCCGCTGGGAGTGGGGAAGCCGCCGGCAGCGAAGGGGAGGAAGAAAGTGGAGTCGCTGGAGCGCGGGAGGTTGAGACGCACGTGTCCTTCGCGCTCCAGCTTCGCCCGGTCGATGCCTTTCACCCACTCATGCCCCGAGTCGAGGGCTGCGTCGATGGCGGTGTCCACCGACTCGCGGAAGCAATCCTCAGGAAAGCCCATGCGCGCCGCGAGCGCCGCGAAGACGTCGAAGTTGGAGCGCGCTTCGCCGATGGGCGTGATGGCCGCTT
The window above is part of the Terriglobales bacterium genome. Proteins encoded here:
- the bamA gene encoding outer membrane protein assembly factor BamA; translated protein: MLFLWAGNAFAQQQLIESIRIHGNRRIPAETVRARIFTREGDVYDEAGLQRDFASLWNTGYFEDLRIEREDSTKGFIIHFYVKEKPTIREIEYKGLNSVSQSDVLDRFKQRKVGLTVENQYDPTKVKRAEVVLKEMLAEHGRQFATVRSEVRPIPPASVAVTFVVTEGPKVKVGKIAFEGNANVSSRYLRNSMKNLKPIGLPHSIVLENLISRTYDATKLQEDTERVRDAYQQKGYFKALVQDPKTQVRDTAPGFPWLFRKAGKAMDITIPVEEGTTYRLAAITFHGNKALTNNAALRRLFPMKDGELFNTEMVRKGLKNLREAYGEFGYINFTAVPDTKIDDDKHLITLDVDLDEGKQFSVRRIEFTGNTTTRDKVIRRELALEEGGVYNSKLWELSLLRLNQLNYFEALKPEQDSDVKQDNQESTVDITLKVKEKGKNSIGLTGGVSGLAGSFIGLNYQTNNFLGLGETLTVDFNIGSYQRNITFGFTEPYAFDRPLQLGFTIFSTKYEYNQAQIASQQLGSQLNLPQSTLNTLQDYSQSSTGFTLSAAYALRRSFKRIGLTYAFDRTSVTTFSQASQNLFQNIAFRGISGPNALEGVISSKVIPSLSFSTIDSPLKPHRGQSLYLATEIAGLGGNVRDLRPVAEYKRWIPMKGIHFNRDGNQSLGFRVQGSFVTGFGGLVAPPFQRFYQGGDNDLRGFDIRTIGPYSFIVQDYNIPLVNPDGTSVLKDPSNPRAGIVTVPVPLYSIVLPGGDTSIVANAEYRIPIAGPVTLALFSDFGMNMILRNSQLRISDQTLNTLNTTLFGCPTLDPAFNCAGGVSLGSFPQNLQIVDGTNYVPRMSTGVEFQVLMPVLNAPVRVYYAWNPLILNSTAIPPFVVTRSMFPAGGAGDYTFQQLQQQASGYKLLEPRHTFRFTFATTF
- a CDS encoding molybdopterin-dependent oxidoreductase, with translation VRGFARPDLFTVVHEQFLTDTTDYADMVLPATTFFEQRDLQTGYGHYYVQLSEAAITPIGEARSNFDVFAALAARMGFPEDCFRESVDTAIDAALDSGHEWVKGIDRAKLEREGHVRLNLPRSSDSTFFLPFAAGGFPTPSGKAELYSEAMAAKGLDPVAQFVPPAESRHAPEARRFPLELLARKADNFLNSTFTNLPSVQVLEQRGLLEINHTDAQARGIRDGDAVRIFNGRGELHLTARVNGAVRPGVVAGRLDWAKLSAEGKNVNVLISDRKSDLGGGAVFYSALVEVERAEMVR
- a CDS encoding OmpH family outer membrane protein codes for the protein MRRKLTPAVVAIATILSLAAFAQTGSAASNPGPASPPAPTAPVVTKVGIIDFQRAVVATNEGQREFEALAKKFDPKQTELKNQNDEVENLKKQLQTQGDKLNDEARATLVRNIDVKQKALQRNLEDAQSEAQREQNEVFGKVAAKVYKTLERYAASNGFTVILNYQEGDPQGQLLWAVPQVNITKEVVEAYNRDSGVAPPATPATKPASSSKPMTPARPAPAAPKK